The Coffea arabica cultivar ET-39 chromosome 8e, Coffea Arabica ET-39 HiFi, whole genome shotgun sequence genome window below encodes:
- the LOC140013000 gene encoding disease resistance protein RPM1-like: MAETVLSFVLRQLSTLLRDEGRLLGGLQQEVQFIRDELEQMRAFLREAEAKEEDAQPTLQQWIKQVRDAAYGTEDILDEFVARFARHPATGFYGSVRRIFSSIKNLRARHRVASEIQSIKSRIKSISEAHQRYQSEYGISAQASNSLSAVNNTTWRYSRDDALLVEEAKLVGIDQPKKRLISELLEGDDHQLKVVSVVGMGGLGKTTLVKKVHEDPEVRRHFPVRAWVTVSQTCDFQYLLKNLIRQLHEEGKKPVPQSIESMTTTELKKFVKDFLQQAERYAIVFDDVWDVEFWNTIKFALPESSHGNRVMLTTRKADVTSASCTESLGYIHRMEPLSFEDSWTLFCNKIFKGNSCPGHLMDVAKGILDKCEGLPLAILAISGLLALKDVNRAEEWEMVRRSLGGELEGTGKLDRVRKILSLSYGDLPWHLKTCLLYTSIYPEDYAMECNRLIYLWIAERFVEWREGISIEDVAWAYFSELVNRSLIQVTRVFYEGMPDTCRIHDLLREVIISKSREQNVVTVTTGQPMMRPSDKVRRLVVHSSSSNNTQHHQQRQNNCFDHLRSFVTIESTNQLLFKTLLSEVLGSSKLLKVLDFGGQETQEEIPNEIFKMFHLKHLDLYGTRVERVPKAIGKLQHLEYLNLGNTGVRELPMEILKLQKLRFLKVYQQVDSSDDDYGSHGFKAPSNMGRLLALEVLDCIDASSGSAIVKEIGKLTQLRQLYITKLRREDGKELCSSLANLTSLRELSVYSIGKGDDHEIIDLNHHHPSLSSSSFLQSLRMLILCGRLEKMPQWVARLHGLVRIDLDWSRLRSEEDPLESLQHLPNLGEINFCGSYQGEGLCFKTGGFLMLKMMHLKRMEGLRWMRVEEGALPRLQKLFLQQLPLLEELPSGIQYLSHLQLLGLYEMSSQLREKLLENQKEESEDYTTTSVTRGVTFGHSVLEPSSTAGFV, from the coding sequence ATGGCAGAAACAGTTCTCTCTTTTGTGCTGCGTCAACTCTCAACTCTTCTGCGCGACGAGGGACGACTATTGGGAGGGCTTCAGCAAGAGGTTCAATTCATCAGGGATGAGTTGGAGCAAATGAGAGCTTTCCTGCGAGAGGcagaagcaaaagaagaagatgCTCAACCCACGCTCCAACAATGGATCAAGCAAGTGCGAGATGCTGCTTATGGCACTGAGGACATTCTTGATGAATTTGTAGCTCGCTTTGCTCGGCATCCCGCAACAGGATTCTACGGCTCTGTTCGGAGAATTTTCAGCTCCATCAAGAATTTGAGAGCTCGTCATCGCGTTGCTAGCGAAATACAAAGCATCAAGTCCCGAATCAAAAGTATTTCTGAAGCTCATCAAAGATACCAATCCGAATATGGTATCTCTGCCCAAGCGTCCAACTCACTTTCGGCTGTGAACAACACAACCTGGCGCTATAGCAGAGATGACGCACTGCTTGTGGAAGAAGCTAAATTAGTTGGCATTGACCAGCCCAAGAAACGTCTTATTTCTGAGCTCCTCGAAGGGGATGATCACCAACTGAAAGTTGTTTCAGTGGTTGGTATGGGAGGACTTGGCAAAACTACCCTAGTGAAAAAAGTCCACGAGGATCCTGAAGTCAGAAGGCATTTCCCAGTCCGTGCTTGGGTAACTGTCTCTCAAACATGTGACTTTCAGTACCTCCTGAAAAACTTGATTCGGCAGTTACACGAGGAAGGGAAGAAACCAGTCCCACAATCGATCGAGTCCATGACTACCACTGAGCTGAAAaaatttgtcaaagattttcttcaaCAAGCTGAAAGGTATGCAATTGTTTTTGATGATGTATGGGACGTGGAATTTTGGAATACCATCAAATTTGCACTGCCCGAGAGTAGCCACGGCAACCGTGTCATGCTAACAACTCGAAAAGCTGATGTAACCTCTGCCTCTTGTACAGAATCTCTAGGTTATATCCACAGAATGGAGCCACTGTCCTTTGAAGATTCATGGACCCTGTTTTGTAACAAGATCTTTAAAGGAAATAGTTGCCCTGGCCATTTGATGGATGTTGCCAAAGGTATATTGGATAAATGTGAGGGCTTGCCCCTTGCGATTCTTGCAATCAGTGGGCTTTTGGCTTTGAAAGATGTAAACAGAGCAGAGGAATGGGAGATGGTTCGACGCAGTCTTGGAGGTGAATTAGAAGGCACCGGTAAGCTAGACAGAGTTAGAAAGATACTCTCTCTTAGTTATGGTGATTTGCCTTGGCATCTAAAGACATGTCTGTTGTACACAAGCATCTACCCAGAGGATTATGCAATGGAATGCAATAGACTAATTTATTTGTGGATTGCTGAAAGGTTTGTAGAATGGAGGGAAGGAATAAGTATTGAAGATGTAGCCTGGGCTTACTTTAGTGAACTCGTCAATAGAAGTttaattcaagtgactcgtgtGTTTTATGAAGGAATGCCCGACACTTGTCGAATCCATGACCTATTGAGAGAAGTTATCATTTCCAAGTCAAGGGAACAAAACGTAGTCACAGTTACTACTGGACAACCAATGATGCGGCCGTCCGACAAGGTACGCCGTCTTGTAGTCCATAGTAGTAGCAGTAACAACACCCAGCACCACCAACAAAGACAAAATAATTGCTTTGACCACCTTCGTTCATTCGTTACGATTGAATCCACGAACCAGCTACTATTCAAAACGCTGTTATCGGAAGTTTTAGGGAGCAGTAAGCTGTTAAAGGTTTTGGATTTCGGTGGTCAAGAGACCCAGGAGGAAATACCAAATGAGATTTTCAAGATGTTTCATCTCAAGCATCTGGACCTATATGGTACAAGAGTGGAGAGAGTCCCGAAAGCCATTGGAAAGCTTCAACATCTGGAGTATCTGAATTTGGGTAACACCGGAGTTAGGGAATTGCCCATGGAAATTCTAAAGCTGCAAAAACTTCGGTTTCTCAAAGTATATCAACAAGTTGATTCTTCAGATGATGATTATGGATCTCACGGATTTAAAGCTCCATCGAATATGGGAAGGCTTCTTGCCCTAGAAGTATTAGACTGCATAGATGCAAGTAGTGGATCCGCAATAGTTAAGGAGATAGGAAAGCTGACCCAATTAAGACAGCTATATATTACAAAGTTAAGAAGAGAAGATGGAAAGGAGCTCTGCTCCTCCCTTGCCAACCTCACCAGTCTTCGGGAATTAAGTGTTTATTCAATTGGAAAAGGTGATGATCACGAGATAATCGACCTAAATCATCAtcatccttctctttcttcttcttcgtttCTTCAATCTCTTCGTATGCTGATTTTGTGTGGCCGCTTAGAAAAGATGCCACAATGGGTAGCTCGTCTTCACGGCTTGGTAAGAATAGATTTGGACTGGAGCAGGTTAAGGAGTGAGGAGGATCCGCTTGAATCCCTCCAACATTTGCCCAATTTGGGTGAAATCAATTTCTGTGGATCTTACCAGGGAGAAGGGTTGTGTTTCAAGACTGGAGGGTTCCTAATGCTGAAGATGATGCACCTAAAGAGAATGGAAGGGTTGagatggatgagagtggaggagGGTGCATTGCCTCGTctccaaaaactatttttgcaaCAACTTCCGTTACTAGAGGAGTTACCTTCGGGCATTCAGTACTTGAGCCATCTTCAACTGCTGGGTTTGTATGAGATGAGTTCTCAATTGAGAGAGAAGCTGTTAGAGAATCAGAAGGAAGAAAGTGAAGATTACACAACAACTTCCGTTACTAGAGGAGTTACCTTCGGGCATTCAGTACTTGAGCCATCTTCAACTGCTGGGTTTGTATGA